One Bos indicus isolate NIAB-ARS_2022 breed Sahiwal x Tharparkar chromosome 22, NIAB-ARS_B.indTharparkar_mat_pri_1.0, whole genome shotgun sequence DNA window includes the following coding sequences:
- the NPRL2 gene encoding GATOR1 complex protein NPRL2 yields MGSSCRIECIFFSEFHPTLGPKITYQVPEDFISRELFDTVQVYIITKPELQNKLITVTAMEKKLIGCPVCIEHKKYSRNALLFNLGFVCDAQAKTCALEPIVKKLAGYLTTLELESSFVSTEESKQKLVPIMTILLEELNASGRCTLPIDESNTIHLKVIEQRPDPPVAQEYDVPVFTKDKEDFFNSQWDLTTQQILPYIDGFRHVQKISAEADVELNLVRIAIQNLLYYGVVTLVSILQYSNVYCPTPKVQDLVDDKSLQEACLSYVTKEGHKRASLRDVFQLYCSLSPGTTVRDLIGRHPQQLQHVDERKLIQFGLMKNLIRRLQKYPVRVSRDERSHPARLYTGCHSYDEICCKTGMSYQELDERLENDPNIIICWK; encoded by the exons ATGGGCAGCAGCTGCCGCATCGAATGCATATTCTTCAGCGAGTTTCACCCTACGCTGGGACCCAAGATCACCTATCAG GTCCCTGAGGACTTCATCTCCCGGGAGCTGTTTGACACCGTCCAGGTGTACATCATCACCAAGCCAGAGCTGCAGAACAAGCTCATCACTGT CACAGCCATGGAGAAGAAACTGATAGGCTGCCCCGTGTGCATCGAGCACAAGAAGTATAGCCGCAATGCCCTGCTGTTCAACTTAGGCTTTGTGTGTGACGCCCAAGCCAAGACCTGTGCCCTTGAGCCCATTGTCAAAAAGCTGGCTGGCTACCTGACCACACTGGAG CTAGAGAGCAGCTTCGTGTCCACGGAGGAGAGCAAGCAGAAGTTGGTGCCCATCATGACCATCCTGCTGGAGGAGTTAAATGCCTCAGGCCGGTGCACTCTGCCCATCG ATGAATCCAACACCATCCACTTGAAGGTGATTGAGCAGAGGCCTGACCCCCCTGTGGCCCAGGAGTATGATGTGCCTGTCTTTACCAAAGACAAGGAGGATTTCTTCAACTCACAGTGGGACCTCACCACACAGCAG ATCCTGCCCTACATTGACGGTTTCCGCCACGTCCAGAAGATCTCAGCCGAGGCAGACGTGGAGCTCAACTTGGTGCGCATTGCCATCCAGAACCTGCT GTACTATGGCGTTGTGACACTGGTGTCCATCCTCCAG TACTCCAATGTGTACTGCCCGACACCTAAAGTCCAGGACCTGGTGGACGACAAGTCCCTGCAGGAGGCGTGTCTATCCTATGTGACCAAGGAAG GGCACAAGAGGGCCAGTCTCCGGGATGTATTCCAGTTGTACTGCAGCCTGAGCCCTGGAACTACTGTGAGAGATCTCATTGGCCGCCACCCCCAACAGCTGCAGCATGTTGATGAACG GAAGCTGATCCAGTTTGGGCTTATGAAGAACCTCATCCGGCGACTACAGAAGTATCCTGTGCGGGTGTCTCGGGATGAGCGGAGCCACCCTGCCAGGCTATACACAGGCTGCCACAGCTACGATGAGATCTGTTGCAAGACAG
- the TMEM115 gene encoding transmembrane protein 115 isoform X2: MQRALPGARQHLGAILSSASVVVKALCAAVLFLYLLSFAVDTGCLAVTPGYLFPPNFWIWTLATHGLMEQHVWDVAISLATVVVAGRLLEPLWGALELLIFFSVVNVSVGLLGAFAYLLTYMASFNLVYLFTVRIHGALGFLGGVLVALKQTMGDCVVLRVPQVRVSVVPMLLLGLLLLLRLATLLQSPALASYGFGLISSWVYLRFYQRHSRGRGDMADHFAFATFFPEILQPVVGLLANLVHGLLVKVKICQKTVKRYDVGAPSSITISLPGTDPQDAERRRSMDSPEWSQLCFQHYC, from the exons ATGCAGCGCGCCCTACCGGGCGCCCGCCAACACTTGGGGGCCATTCTGTCCAGCGCCAGCGTGGTGGTGAAGGCTCTGTGCGCGGCGGTACTATTTCTGTATCTGCTGTCCTTCGCCGTGGACACGGGCTGCCTGGCGGTCACCCCAGGCTACCTCTTTCCGCCCAACTTCTGGATCTGGACCCTGGCTACCCATGGGTTGATGGAACAGCATGTGTGGGATGTGGCCATCAGCCTGGCCACGGTAGTGGTAGCTGGACGTTTGCTGGAGCCCCTCTGGGGGGCCTTGGAGCTGCTCATCTTCTTCTCAGTGGTGAACGTGTCTGTGGGGCTGCTGGGGGCCTTTGCCTACCTCCTCACCTACATGGCTTCCTTCAACTTGGTCTACCTTTTCACTGTCCGCATCCACGGCGCCCtcggcttcctaggtggtgtcCTGGTGGCACTCAAGCAAACCATGGGGGACTGTGTGGTCCTGCGAGTGCCCCAGGTGCGTGTCAGTGTGGTGCCCATGCTGCtgttggggctgctgctgctgctgcggctggcCACACTGCTCCAGAGCCCGGCACTGGCCTCCTATGGCTTTGGGCTGATCTCCAGTTGGGTGTATCTTCGTTTCTACCAGCGCCATAGCCGAGGCCGAGGGGACATGGCCGACCACTTTGCTTTCGCCACCTTCTTCCCCGAGATCCTGCAGCCTGTGGTGGGCCTGCTGGCAAACCTGGTGCATGGCCTCCTGGTGAAAGTAAAGATAtgccagaagacagtgaagcGCTATGACGTGGGCGCCCCATCCTCCATTACCATCAGCCTCCCAGGCACAGACCCTCAGGACGCAGAGCGGAGAAG gtCTATGGACTCACCAGAGTGGTCACAGCTCTGTTTCCAACACTATTGTtga
- the TMEM115 gene encoding transmembrane protein 115 isoform X1, with amino-acid sequence MQRALPGARQHLGAILSSASVVVKALCAAVLFLYLLSFAVDTGCLAVTPGYLFPPNFWIWTLATHGLMEQHVWDVAISLATVVVAGRLLEPLWGALELLIFFSVVNVSVGLLGAFAYLLTYMASFNLVYLFTVRIHGALGFLGGVLVALKQTMGDCVVLRVPQVRVSVVPMLLLGLLLLLRLATLLQSPALASYGFGLISSWVYLRFYQRHSRGRGDMADHFAFATFFPEILQPVVGLLANLVHGLLVKVKICQKTVKRYDVGAPSSITISLPGTDPQDAERRRQLALKALNERLKRVEDQSVWPSMDDDEEEAGAKVDSPMPSDKAPTLPGKGAVPESSLITFEAAPPTL; translated from the exons ATGCAGCGCGCCCTACCGGGCGCCCGCCAACACTTGGGGGCCATTCTGTCCAGCGCCAGCGTGGTGGTGAAGGCTCTGTGCGCGGCGGTACTATTTCTGTATCTGCTGTCCTTCGCCGTGGACACGGGCTGCCTGGCGGTCACCCCAGGCTACCTCTTTCCGCCCAACTTCTGGATCTGGACCCTGGCTACCCATGGGTTGATGGAACAGCATGTGTGGGATGTGGCCATCAGCCTGGCCACGGTAGTGGTAGCTGGACGTTTGCTGGAGCCCCTCTGGGGGGCCTTGGAGCTGCTCATCTTCTTCTCAGTGGTGAACGTGTCTGTGGGGCTGCTGGGGGCCTTTGCCTACCTCCTCACCTACATGGCTTCCTTCAACTTGGTCTACCTTTTCACTGTCCGCATCCACGGCGCCCtcggcttcctaggtggtgtcCTGGTGGCACTCAAGCAAACCATGGGGGACTGTGTGGTCCTGCGAGTGCCCCAGGTGCGTGTCAGTGTGGTGCCCATGCTGCtgttggggctgctgctgctgctgcggctggcCACACTGCTCCAGAGCCCGGCACTGGCCTCCTATGGCTTTGGGCTGATCTCCAGTTGGGTGTATCTTCGTTTCTACCAGCGCCATAGCCGAGGCCGAGGGGACATGGCCGACCACTTTGCTTTCGCCACCTTCTTCCCCGAGATCCTGCAGCCTGTGGTGGGCCTGCTGGCAAACCTGGTGCATGGCCTCCTGGTGAAAGTAAAGATAtgccagaagacagtgaagcGCTATGACGTGGGCGCCCCATCCTCCATTACCATCAGCCTCCCAGGCACAGACCCTCAGGACGCAGAGCGGAGAAG GCAACTGGCTCTGAAGGCCCTCAACGAGCGGTTGAAGCGAGTGGAGGACCAATCTGTCTGGCCCAGCATGGACGACGATGAAGAGGAGGCTGGGGCCAAGGTGGATAGCCCCATGCCGTCAGACAAGGCCCCCACACTCCCAGGGAAGGGGGCTGTCCCAGAATCCAGCTTGATCACCTTTGAGGCAGCTCCCCCGACGCTGTAA
- the CYB561D2 gene encoding transmembrane reductase CYB561D2 — protein MALSVETESHIYRALRTVSGAAAHLVALGFTIFVAVLARPGSSLFSWHPVLMSLAFSFLMTEALLVFSPESSLLRSLSRKGRARCHWVLQLLALLCALLGLGLVILHKEQLGKAHLATWHGRAGLLAVLWAGLQCSGGVGLLYPKLLPRWPLAKLKLYHATSGLVGYLLGGASLLLGMCSLWFTATVTGGVWYLAVLCPVITSLVIMNQVSNAYLYRKRIQP, from the exons ATGGCCCTTTCTGTGGAGACCGAGTCACACATATACCGAGCTCTGCGCACTGTCTCCGGGGCTGCTGCCCACCTTGTGGCCCTGGGCTTCACCATCTTTGTGGCTGTACTTGCCAGGCCTGGCTCCA GTCTCTTCTCCTGGCACCCTGTGCTTATGTCTTTGGCT TTCTCTTTCCTGATGACCGAGGCATTGCTGGTGTTCTCTCCTGAGAGTTCGTTGCTGCGCTCCCTTTCACGGAAGGGCCGAGCGCGTTGCCACTGGGTTCTGCAGCTGCTGGCCTTGCTGTGTGCATTGCTGGGCCTGGGCCTTGTCATCCTCCACAAGGAACAGCTTGGCAAAGCCCACCTGGCCACTTGGCATGGGCGGGCAGGGCTGCTAGCTGTGCTGTGGGCAGGGCTGCAGTGCTCGGGTGGGGTGGGCCTGCTCTACCCCAAATTGCTGCCTCGATGGCCCCTGGCCAAGCTTAAGCTCTACCACGCCACTTCGGGGTTGGTGGGCTACCTTCTGGGGGGTGCCAGCCTCTTGTTGGGCATGTGCTCACTCTGGTTCACTGCCACAGTCACCGGTGGGGTCTGGTACCTGGCTGTGCTTTGCCCTGTCATTACCAGCTTGGTCATTATGAACCAGGTGAGCAACGCCTACCTGTACCGCAAGAGGATCCAGCCGTGA